Proteins from a genomic interval of Rosa chinensis cultivar Old Blush chromosome 2, RchiOBHm-V2, whole genome shotgun sequence:
- the LOC121051178 gene encoding uncharacterized protein LOC121051178 yields the protein MAKVLIKPEDPEFTSIPNEILNDSRYMPHFKDCIGAIDGVHVQASISPCDQVPYIGRKGTPTQNILAICNFNMQFTFACAGWEGTARDSRVFLSAFRNPQSNFPKPPNGKYYVVDAEYPQMKGFLGPYKG from the exons ATGGCAAAAGTGCTCATAAAGCCAGAAGATCCCGAATTTACAAGCATCCCAAATGAAATTCTAAATGACTCAAGATACATGCCTCATTTTAAG GATTGTATTGGCGCTATTGATGGTGTTCATGTTCAAGCTTCAATTTCTCCATGTGACCAAGTGCCATACATTGGCCGAAAAGGAACACCCACCCAAAATATTTTGGCTATATGCAACTTCAACATGCAATTCACATTTGCATGTGCAGGGTGGGAAGGCACTGCCCGTGACAGCAGAGTATTTTTATCGGCTTTCCGCAATCCTCAATCGAATTTTCCTAAACCCCCaaatg GAAAATATTATGTGGTGGATGCCGAATACCCACAAATGAAAGGTTTTTTAGGACCGTATAAAG GATAG